In Melopsittacus undulatus isolate bMelUnd1 chromosome 6, bMelUnd1.mat.Z, whole genome shotgun sequence, the following proteins share a genomic window:
- the KLHL30 gene encoding kelch-like protein 30: protein MVRNVDDFDFCLPSHAQGMLEGLQRLRANPKLADVTLVADGREFPCHRGILALCSHYFYAMFSGDFAESIAARVELKEVDPDALEMLLDFAYTGKVTINQENVEGLMRTSSQLHFPTIQKVCSRYLRQQMDATNCLGICEFGESQGCPEVSSKAWSFLQENFEAVSLQEEFLQLSKERLAAYLSKDQLQVQEEQSLAEAVLRWVRHDPGSRAQFLPELLELAHLVLLPDQYLQNLLTTEPLIRDSDASKALSDAGVQNSPTSLQKLEEVLVVVGGRVLEEGEDEDRGLQMPATPRNFAFYNPKSRRWMALPDFPDYNKWGFSLVALNNDVYVTGGSRGSQNDTWSTTQAWCFCPRDGAWKPIASMLKARTNHTSAVLNGEIYVIGGTTVDVVEVERYDPYNKSWCAISPALKYVSNFAAASCLGKLYLVGSCAVKYNALTLQCYNPVQDLWSVITSPFIPKYLSAPRCATLRGLIYLIGDNTKKVHVYDPEANIWQKVQLLHTLHENGGMVALGDRLFVTGGHWKGMNGDYRVEMEVYDCAKDLWTREGSLPCLWLFHSSSSIFMDTSKWTEAFQGDHR from the exons ATGGTGAGGAATGTGGACGACTTTGACTTCTGCCTGCCTTCACATGCCCAGGGCatgctggaggggctgcagcGGCTACGTGCCAACCCCAAGCTGGCAGATGTGACTCTGGTGGCAGACGGGCGGGAGTTCCCCTGCCACCGCGGCATCCTGGCCCTCTGCAGCCACTACTTCTATGCCATGTTCTCCGGTGACTTCGCCGAGAGCATTGCAGCACGGGTGGAGCTGAAAGAGGTGGACCCTGATGCCCTGGAGATGCTGCTCGACTTTGCCTACACGGGGAAGGTCACCATCAACCAGGAGAACGTGGAGGGGCTGATGCGGACCTCCAGCCAGCTGCACTTCCCCACTATCCAGAAGGTCTGCAGCCGCTACCTCCGGCAGCAGATGGATGCCACCAACTGCCTAGGTATCTGCGAGTTCGGCGagagccaaggctgccctgagGTCTCCTCCAAGGCCTGGTCTTTCTTGCAGGAGAACTTTGAAGCTGTCTCTCTGCAGGAGGAGTTCCTCCAGCTCTCCAAGGAGAGGTTAGCTGCTTACCTCTCCAAGGACCAGCTGCaggtgcaggaggagcagagcctggctgAGGCTGTGCTGCGCTGGGTACGCCATGACCCAGGGTCCCGAGCCCAGTTCCTtcctgagctgctggagctggcccACCTCGTCTTGCTGCCTGACCAGTACCTGCAGAACCTGCTTACCACTGAGCCCCTTATCCGTGACTCAGATGCCAGCAAGGCTCTC AGCgatgctggtgtgcagaatTCCCCCACCTCACTGCAGAAGCTGGAggaggtgctggtggtggtTGGTGGCCGCGTGCTGGAGGAGGGTGAGGATGAGGACAGGGGGCTGCAGATGCCGGCCACCCCCAGGAACTTTGCCTTTTACAACCCCAAAAGTA GGCGATGGATGGCTCTGCCTGACTTCCCTGATTACAACAAATGGGGCTTTTCCCTGGTGGCTCTGAACAACGATGTTTATGTCACAG GTGGCTCCCGTGGGTCCCAGAACGACACATGGTCAACAACTCAGGCCTGGTGCTTCTGCCCCAGGGACGGTGCCTGGAAGCCCATCGCTTCCATGCTGAAAGCCCGGACAAACCACACCAGTGCTGTCCTCAATGGCGAGATCTATGTCATTGGGG GGACAACGGTGGACGTGGTGGAGGTGGAGCGCTATGACCCATACAACAAGAGCTGGTGTGCCATCAGCCCGGCCCTCAAGTATGTGAGCAATTTTGCAGCCGCCAGCTGCTTGGGCAAGCTCTACCTGGTGGGTTCCTGCGCCGTCAAGTACAATGCACTCACCCTGCAGTGCTACAACCCTGTCCAAG ATTTGTGGAGTGTGATCACATCCCCCTTCATCCCCAAATACCTCTCGGCCCCACGTTGTGCCACCTTGCGTGGGCTCATCTACCTTATCGGGGACAACACCAAGAAGGTCCACGTGTATGATCCAGAGGCCAACATCTGGCAGAAG GTGCAACTTCTCCACACACTCCATGAGAATGGTGGGATGGTGGCATTGGGTGACCGGCTCTTCGTCACCGGCGGCCACTGGAAGGGCATGAATGGGGACTACCGGGTGGAAATGGAGGTGTACGACTGTGCCAAGGACCTCTGGACACGGGAGGGCTCCCTGCCTTGCCTATGGCTCTTCCACAGCTCCTCCTCCATCTTCATGGACACCTCCAAGTGGACAGAGGCTTTCCAGGGTGACCATAGGTAG
- the ILKAP gene encoding integrin-linked kinase-associated serine/threonine phosphatase 2C, whose product MDLFGDLPEPGCSAAGKEAQKGPLLFDDLPPASSADSASSATEQVSSAGSHGKGEKRKSLEEEEKNGREELVEKKVCKGSVGILGLKGYVAERKGEREDMQDAHVILNDITDECQPLPSQITRVSYFAVFDGHGGVRASKFAAQNMHQNLIKKFPKGEVASVEKTVKRCLLDTFKHTDEEFLKQASSQKPAWKDGSTATCVLAVDNTLYIANLGDSRAVLCRYNEDSQKHAALSLSKEHNPTQYEERMRIQKAGGNVRDGRVLGVLEVSRSIGDGQYKHCGVISVPDIKRCQLTDNDRFILIACDGLFKVFTPEEAVNFIVSCLEDKNIQTREGKLEADARYEAACNRLANKAVQRGSADNVTVMVVRIEH is encoded by the exons ATGGATCTGTTCGGGGACCTCCCGGAGCCCGGCTGCTCGGCGGCGG GGAAGGAAGCCCAGAAAGGACCTCTCCTTTTCGATGATCTCCCACCAGCCAGCAGTGCTGACTCAG cttCCAGTGCTACTGAGCAGGTCTCATCAGCAGGGAGCCAtgggaagggggagaagagaaagtccttggaggaggaagaaaagaatggcagggaagaacttgtggAAAAGAAAGTTTGTAAAG GGTCAGTGGGCATTCTTGGATTGAAGGGTTATGTGGCAGAGAGGAAAGGTGAGAGAGAAGACATGCAGGATGCACATGTCATCTTAAATGATATCACCGACGAATGCCAGCCTCTGCCCTCCCAAAT CACACGTGTCTCGTACTTTGCTGTGTTTGATGGCCATGGGGGAGTCCGAGCCTCAAAATTTGCAGCACAGAATATGCACCAGAACCTGATTAAGAAATTTCCTAAAG GTGAGGTAGCAAGTGTGGAGAAAACTGTGAAGAGATGCCTTTTGGATACCTTCAAACACACAGATGAAGAGTTTCTAAAGCAGGCATCCAGCCA GAAGCCAGCATGGAAGGATGGCTCCACAGCTACTTGTGTCCTAGCTGTCGACAACACACTCTACATAGCCAACCTCGGGGACAGCCGG GCGGTTCTGTGTCGTTACAATGAGGACAGTCAAAAACATGCAGCCTTAAGCCTCAGTAAGGAGCATAACCCCACCCAGTATGAGGAGCGTATGCGGATACAGAAAGCTGGAGGAAATGTCAG GGACGGAAGAGTCCTGGGAGTGCTGGAGGTTTCCCGCTCCATTGGGGATGGCCAGTACAAACACTGTGGTGTTATCTCTGTGCCAGATATCAAACGCTGCCAACTCACAGACAATGACAG GTTCATTCTGATAGCATGTGATGGCCTCTTTAAAGTCTTTACACCAGAAGAAGCTGTAAACTTCATTGTTTCCTGCCTTGAG GATAAAAACATCCAGACGAGAGAAGGGAAGCTGGAAGCAGATGCTAGGTATGAAGCTGCTTGTAACCGACTGGCCAACAAGGCAGTACAGCGAGGATCGGCGGACAATGTCACAGTCATGGTGGTGCGGATAGAGCACTGA
- the ESPNL gene encoding espin-like protein, producing the protein MEPGSLVPAELKLRKPSQRARIPEPFFTHPHGAAEPAEPKAPDPVEAEADFLVPTHDEWGRPIHEWKRQVMVRRLRARLVDQEELGGQVRASRGWEETGPTMLAWRPPSDGPSPQDEGSWSFSPSRQAMLGPFGELLTEADLQHLERTVESLRLRRRGEAYQSELRRLARELRALLPAPLLSITVRSPPPAPGQPLPLWCGRLAGAVSSLAAMLAHAEGARVSSLSAPPASPPAAAVGQPRETAGSLAQREIRQYGVCVRSLRGAFEPPWGAPEEKAGGGKGTEAASDSGISCEEGFSDGGGGSPGPGPEWGSLRKERIVMLFLSHWKRSSSYGPSLPAAGDPREAAATGEWGTARLARQREAIQRLLGGWREAASRRPPPPPPPTSALLSPEQFVVLAGGKAADYDSLSLELFMLGYFRILEQELSPEERRGRHLLCFEVFEQLGRHGWHAVRAFHRAVTDEIAAGRRGWQDGFEDIKEKYFGSSQSSAWQLGEAGGDGEEICRYIDRSFAFWKEKEAEIFSLEE; encoded by the exons ATGGAGCCCGGCAGCTTGGTACCGGCGGAGCTGAAGCTCCGCAAGCCCTCACAGCGAGCCAGGATCCCGGAGCCCTTCTTCACCCACCCG CATGGAGCGGCCGAGCCGGCGGAACCCAAGGCGCCGGACCCCGTGGAGGCAGAAGCGGACTTCTTGGTACCCACACATGACGAGTGGGGCCGCCCCATCCACGAGTGGAAGAGGCAGGTTATGGTACGGCGGCTGCGGGCCCGGCTGGTGGACCAGGAGGAGCTCGGCGGCCAGGTACGGGCGTCCCGGGGATGGGAAGAGACCGGACCCACGATGCTAGCCTGGAGGCCGCCCTCTGACGGACCCTCTCCGCAGGACGAGGGCTCCTGGAGCTTTTCGCCCTCCCGTCAGGCCATGTTGGGCCCCTTCGGGGAGCTGCTGACCGAGGCAGACCTGCAGCATCTGGAACGGACGGTGGAGAGCCTGCGGCTGAGGCGGCGGGGCGAGGCGTACCAGAGCGAGCTGCGGCGGCTGGCGCGGGAGCTACGCGCCCTCCTGCCCGCCCCGCTGCTCAGCATCACCGTGCGCAGCCCCCCGCCCGCTCCCGGGCAGCCGCTGCCCCTCTGGTGTGGCCGCTTGGCGGGCGCCGTGAGCAGCCTGGCCGCGATGCTGGCACACGCCGAGGGGGCGCGGGTCTCCTCTCTCAGCGCTCCCCCCGCCTctccccccgccgccgccgtcGGGCAGCCCCGAGAGACGGCGGGCAGCCTGGCGCAACGGGAGATCCGGCAGTACGGGGTCTGCGTCCGCAGCCTCCGCGGGGCTTTCGAGCCCCCCTGGGGGGCGCCAGAAGAGAAGGCGGGCGGGGGGAAAGGTACGGAGGCCGCCAGCGACTCGGGCATCAGCTGCGAGGAGGGGTTTTCCGACGGCGGCGGCGGATCCCCGGGGCCAGGGCCGGAGTGGGGCAGCCTTAGGAAGGAACGGATCGTGATGCTCTTCCTGAGCCACTGGAAACGGTCCTCTTCCTACGGGCCCTCCTTGCCGGCCGCCGGGGACCCCCGGGAGGCAGCGGCGACGGGGGAGTGGGGAACGGCCCGCCTGGCGCGGCAGAGGGAGGCCATCCAGCGGCTTCTGGGCGGCTGGCGGGAAGCTGCCTCCCGCCgtcccccgccgccgccgccccctACCAGCGCCCTGCTCTCTCCGGAGCAGTTCGTGGTGTTGGCCGGCGGGAAGGCAGCAGACTACGACAGCCTGTCACTGGAGCTCTTCATGCTGGGCTATTTCCGCatcctggagcaggagctgtccCCCGAGGAGCGCCGCGGCCGCCACCTCCTCTGCTTCGAAGTGTTCGAGCAGCTGGGCCGGCATGGCTGGCATGCGGTGCGCGCTTTCCACCGAGCCGTCACCGACGAAATCGCAGCCGGCCGGCGGGGCTGGCAGGACGGTTTCGAGGACATCAAGGAGAAGTATTTCGGATCCTCCCAGAGCTCAGCCTGGCAGCTGGGGGAGGCCggaggagatggggaggagatcTGCCGCTACATCGACCGCAGCTTCGCCTtctggaaggagaaggaagccGAGATCTTCAGCTTAGAGGAGTGA